TGTGCGCTTCCAGCGCGGCGATGCGGCGACGGGTGGCTTCGGTCGCGGCCGGTCCGGCCTCGTAGCGAAAATGGGCGGAATCGATCGGCCGACCGCTGATCCGGTCGACGACGACCGGTTCGGCGTCGAGTCCGGTCGCCCGGTCGACCAGACGCACGCTCGGCCCCTCCGGCGTGAAATGCCGGTTGCCCCAGGCGAGCATCGCGACCACCACCGGGCGGAAGTCATGGCCGCACGGGGTCAGGTGGTAGGCGTAGCGCGGCGGCCGTTCGCAATAGCGTCTGCGTTCGAACAATCCCGCCTCGACGAGTCCCTTCAGCCGGCGCGCGAGCATGTTGGGCGCGATGCCGAGATTGCGCTCGAACTCGTCGAAGCGGGTCGCGCCGTAGAACGCGTCACGCAGGATCAGGATGCTCCACCACTCGCCGACACGGTCCAAGGCGCGGGCGATCGGGCATTGCATGCTATCGAAACGGGTCCGTTGCATGAGCGGACCGTAGCACGTAGCTTTTATTATGCAAGTAACATGAGAGGCATCCGATGGACGCGAGCGGTGAT
Above is a genomic segment from Geminicoccaceae bacterium SCSIO 64248 containing:
- a CDS encoding helix-turn-helix domain-containing protein, whose amino-acid sequence is MQCPIARALDRVGEWWSILILRDAFYGATRFDEFERNLGIAPNMLARRLKGLVEAGLFERRRYCERPPRYAYHLTPCGHDFRPVVVAMLAWGNRHFTPEGPSVRLVDRATGLDAEPVVVDRISGRPIDSAHFRYEAGPAATEATRRRIAALEAHMTSERGIP